Below is a genomic region from Methanobacterium sp..
CAGTGAAGAAATAGCAAAATATCTTGACGAGATAGTTGGAGAATGGGAGGGCAGTGAAGCCAACGTTAAAAAAAGAAAAAAGAAAGGAAGAAAAGAGGAAGCACCTAAAAAAGTGGGTTATCTCTGGAAAATTCCAGTTTCAGAAAGCAAGTGATAGGGATCAGGAAAACAGATTGAATAATTTATCTAACTAAATTTGTGGTGGAGCGAACTCTATCAGAAAATTTAACATCCCCCATCCACCTGTATTTACATTCACACTCAAATTCCTCTGGAATACTCTGTTTAAGATTGGATTCAATTATCAAATCTTTAAACTTCCTGTTACACTTTTTACAGTTAAAAGGTCCTCTACGAGTTCCAAAACCAGAAGTGTCCATTATTACGGGAATTTTAACTTTATTTCGAACCCTTCTTATAATTTCAAGTATACTCCATATCCATGGAGGTTGATAGGAACCTCTGCGCCATAAAAACTCCATAAGGGTCCCTTTATGGATTGTTGCCGGGCAAAAAGATATTCTATCAACACCAATTTTTTCTGCATATTGCGCTGAAGCAACAGCATCTTCAATAGCTTCTTTTTCAGAGGTTAAAATTGGTTTAACAAAAAGGTAAGCTTTAGATGTAATTTTGTAATCTGGTTTCAATTTTTTAATAAGATTAATGGCCCTTTCAAAGTCTTTGTTTAAAAATCCTTTGTTAATTTTATATTTTTTAATATAGTCACTGCTGCTTTCAAGGCCGATGCTTACTTCAAATACTTT
It encodes:
- a CDS encoding archaeosine biosynthesis radical SAM protein RaSEA → MEIQDLMKDIRKNAIKSMDKKSPAELSASWSSKDLLYSGIGNAIFIILPTSGCAHALSESGGCSMCSYIADSPLEKVSSHELIDIFKELIGRHDIKPKTVVKIFVSGSFLNEEELPEKARNEILKILNNEENIEEIVIESRPEFVREKVLKECCSLLQDKVFEVSIGLESSSDYIKKYKINKGFLNKDFERAINLIKKLKPDYKITSKAYLFVKPILTSEKEAIEDAVASAQYAEKIGVDRISFCPATIHKGTLMEFLWRRGSYQPPWIWSILEIIRRVRNKVKIPVIMDTSGFGTRRGPFNCKKCNRKFKDLIIESNLKQSIPEEFECECKYRWMGDVKFSDRVRSTTNLVR